CGTGACGTCATGCAGCAAGGACCCTTGACACCCACGGTTATGGGTGTCCCCAATTAAGGAGACAGCATGGATAATAGAAAACCGCCCGAGGTTGTCGAGGTCATGTTCAAGGGAGAACGGAAAGAGTTTTTTCTCAATCAGCACGGGATTCCGATCCGGATCGGCGACTACTGTATCGTCCAGGCAGAACGCGGTGAGGACATGGGGACTGTGATTCAGCGGGGCGAATACATCCAGAAGAGAGGATTTACGGGGGGGCTGAAGAGAGTCCTGAGGAATGCAACCGAGGACGAGGTGAAGCGGCTCAAAGAAAACAGGGAAAGGGAGCGCGACGCACTCCGCTTCTGCCAGGAGAGGTCAATCGAGAGAGCACTCAACATGAAGTTGGTCGACTCGGAGTATCAGTTCGATAGAAACCGGATCACGTTCTACTTCACAGCCGACAAGCGAGTTGATTTCAGAGAGCTCGTTAAGGACCTTGCCTCAAAGTTCAAAACCAGGATTGAGATGAGACAGATAGGAGTAAGAGACGAGGCGAAGAGACTTGGCGGATACGGAACTTGCGGCCTGGCGTATTGCTGCACCACCTACCTGAAGGAATTCGAGCCCGTGACTCTGAAGATGGCAAAGGACCAGCAGCTCTCCCTGAGCCCTTCGAAAATTTCGGGCGCATGCGGCAGACTCATGTGCTGCCTGATGTACGAAGTCGACTTTTACAGGGAAGCGGCAAGAACTTTCCCGCGTGTGGGGAGCAGGGTTGCCCTTCGCGAGGGAAGCGGCGAGATAACGCGGCTCGATTACATCGGCGGCGGCGTCTATGTTGTAGATGAGCTCGGAACCGAAAGAAGGCTCTCTCTCAAAGATATTCATTGGGACTTTGAGAGCGGCAAAAGCTCGAAAAAGAGCTGAAATCAACACTCCGATGAAAGGGTGGCTCTGTTGCCAAAATTCTATCTGACTACTGCCATAGATTACGTAAATAGCCTTCCACATGTTGGGACAGCATACGAGAAAATCACCGCCGATGTTATTGCCCGGTACAAGCGGCTCTCGGGTTTTGATACTTTTCTCCTGATGGGTAACGACGAGCATAGCTACAACGTGAGAAAAGAAGCTCTCGGTAAGGGTCTTGAACCGGCAGAATACTGCGACATGATGGCGGAGAAATTCCGGGAACGTTGGGCAAGCCTTGAGATTTCATTTGATGATTTCATAAGAACCACTGAGCCGAGGCATGCAGACGCGGTCAAAGATCTCTTCACAAAAATCAACGGAAATGGCGACATCTACAAGGGGAAGTACGAAGGATACTACTGTGTGTCGTGCGAAGCATATCTCAAGGAGAAGGATCTGGCGGACGGAAATTGTCCGGTGCACGGCACAAGGGCGGAGTGGCTCAGCGAGGAAAACTATTTTTTTGCGCTTTCGAAGTACGCCGGGAAGCTCGAAAAGCATATTGATGAGAATCCGGATTTCGTGCTGCCCGAGATAAGAAGAAATGAAATCCTGAATGTGATAAAGGGCGGCCTTGAGGACGTAAGTATCTCAAGATCGAGTCTGGGATGGGGAGTTCCTGCGCCCGTTGACGCTGCTCAGACAATCTATGTCTGGTTCGATGCGCTGATTAACTACCTGTCGGGCATAGGTTACCCAGGGACATCCACCCTCTTTGACCGCTACTGGCCATGTGATCTGCATATCGTGGGAAAAGACATAA
The genomic region above belongs to Candidatus Eisenbacteria bacterium and contains:
- the metG gene encoding methionine--tRNA ligase, which encodes MPKFYLTTAIDYVNSLPHVGTAYEKITADVIARYKRLSGFDTFLLMGNDEHSYNVRKEALGKGLEPAEYCDMMAEKFRERWASLEISFDDFIRTTEPRHADAVKDLFTKINGNGDIYKGKYEGYYCVSCEAYLKEKDLADGNCPVHGTRAEWLSEENYFFALSKYAGKLEKHIDENPDFVLPEIRRNEILNVIKGGLEDVSISRSSLGWGVPAPVDAAQTIYVWFDALINYLSGIGYPGTSTLFDRYWPCDLHIVGKDITRFHCVVWPAMLLSAGIPLPKSIFGHGFVSFKGEKMSKTLGHVVDPLDVVAKYGADSLRYYLLREVPFGKDGDFSWELFIERYNSDLANNIGNLVTRTLGMLERYSNAEVPRSQKRNALDDEVISVSSQTIAEYRQFMDGYELHQGVQSALKLSRRANQYIEESQPWVLAKGGDKERLGTVLAVLSEAIRILAGLLCPFLPSKSKEIETLFSIDQVEKAPLKNLAWDENRSRGKKVKPPSPLFPRIEEK
- the ricT gene encoding regulatory iron-sulfur-containing complex subunit RicT; amino-acid sequence: MDNRKPPEVVEVMFKGERKEFFLNQHGIPIRIGDYCIVQAERGEDMGTVIQRGEYIQKRGFTGGLKRVLRNATEDEVKRLKENRERERDALRFCQERSIERALNMKLVDSEYQFDRNRITFYFTADKRVDFRELVKDLASKFKTRIEMRQIGVRDEAKRLGGYGTCGLAYCCTTYLKEFEPVTLKMAKDQQLSLSPSKISGACGRLMCCLMYEVDFYREAARTFPRVGSRVALREGSGEITRLDYIGGGVYVVDELGTERRLSLKDIHWDFESGKSSKKS